In Methylacidiphilum infernorum V4, a single window of DNA contains:
- the rpsR gene encoding 30S ribosomal protein S18 — translation MGRNKSNLKEKKRKKRFLSPPKTVKKRVDIDAEAIDFRNVELLKRYVTENGRILPRRITGLPAKLHRLLSKEIKKARNVLLMK, via the coding sequence ATGGGAAGAAATAAGAGTAATCTTAAGGAAAAAAAAAGGAAAAAAAGATTTTTGTCTCCTCCAAAAACCGTTAAGAAAAGAGTGGATATAGATGCAGAAGCCATCGATTTTCGGAATGTTGAACTTTTAAAAAGATACGTTACGGAAAATGGAAGAATTCTTCCGAGAAGGATAACGGGGCTGCCTGCAAAACTCCACCGGCTTTTGAGTAAAGAAATTAAAAAAGC
- a CDS encoding TraR/DksA family transcriptional regulator, with product MSIKKKKTKGPVEGKKTEEKKEPVLNSAPMTHSSEPIEKDKANNKVSEKIDMSNPNLTIMDLPEEERKEFLRVQKERLLDLREQIIEQMEGVSSDVLKSRPEGGESTGFGVHQADAGTDVYDRDFALSLLSQENDSLIEIDDSLKRIEDNTYGICQMCGKPIPIIRLQAIPYARFTVDCQRQLEKEKMYQLRKRWESIPQFADSEELLEEEHGEEEEEKKEKSE from the coding sequence ATGAGCATTAAAAAGAAAAAAACAAAAGGACCGGTTGAAGGGAAAAAAACAGAGGAAAAAAAGGAACCTGTTTTAAATTCAGCTCCCATGACTCATTCAAGCGAGCCCATAGAGAAGGATAAGGCTAACAATAAGGTTAGCGAAAAGATTGACATGTCTAATCCTAACCTTACAATTATGGATCTTCCCGAAGAAGAGAGAAAAGAGTTTTTAAGGGTTCAAAAAGAAAGACTGTTAGACCTACGTGAGCAGATCATAGAACAGATGGAAGGAGTTTCTTCCGACGTATTAAAATCTCGGCCCGAAGGGGGTGAATCTACCGGCTTCGGTGTTCATCAGGCCGATGCGGGAACCGATGTTTATGATCGAGACTTTGCTCTTAGCTTGCTTTCCCAGGAAAACGACTCCCTGATAGAAATCGACGACAGCCTAAAAAGAATCGAGGATAATACCTATGGCATTTGTCAAATGTGTGGTAAACCTATCCCGATTATCCGTCTTCAAGCTATTCCCTATGCCCGTTTCACCGTAGATTGCCAAAGGCAGTTGGAGAAAGAAAAGATGTATCAGCTACGGAAAAGATGGGAGTCAATTCCTCAATTCGCAGACAGCGAGGAACTCCTCGAAGAAGAACATGGAGAAGAGGAAGAGGAAAAAAAAGAAAAAAGCGAATAA
- the pgi gene encoding glucose-6-phosphate isomerase — translation MNIPLSPRLANALEEHYKSLSPVHLRTLFQSDPHRFEKFSICWNEFLFDYSKNRITEETISLLLQLTTEVNLSENIEKMFMGQRINFTENRPVLHIALRNRPEQPIYVDGHNVMEDVKKVLEKMKAFSEDIRSQRWRGHSGKPIKHIVNIGIGGSDLGPRMVTRALTPYGNKEIKVHFVSNIDGTDIEEVLKAVELDSTLFIVSSKTFTTKETLTNAQTARKKLVDYFGGETKAVEKHFVAVSTNEKAVKDFGIDPKNMFEFWDWVGGRFSLWSAIGLSIVLYIGMDNFEELLYGAYLADSHFRNTPYEKNIPVIMALLGFWYGNYFGAETYGIFPYDQYLELLPNYLQQLYMESNGKRINKEGKAVNYQTGPILWGNPGTNGQHSFFQLLHQGTHLVPADFIAPIETHNPIGNHHLILLANFFAQTEALMKGKTEQEAMEEMQKENLTPETIARLLPHKTFPGNRPSNSFLIKKITPRTLGSLIAFYEHSIFVQGLLWNINSFDQWGVELGKQLAVKVEKELSQGSLLFEHDCSTKGLIEYYMKEARQNF, via the coding sequence CCGGTTCATTTACGAACTCTTTTTCAGTCCGATCCCCATAGGTTTGAAAAATTTTCAATTTGTTGGAATGAGTTTCTCTTTGACTATTCGAAAAACAGAATCACCGAAGAAACAATTTCGTTGCTCTTGCAACTAACCACGGAAGTCAATCTTTCCGAAAACATTGAAAAGATGTTCATGGGGCAGAGAATCAATTTCACCGAAAACAGGCCCGTGCTTCACATAGCCTTAAGGAACAGACCAGAGCAGCCAATTTATGTAGATGGCCACAACGTGATGGAGGATGTCAAAAAAGTTCTTGAAAAAATGAAAGCCTTTTCGGAGGACATAAGATCCCAAAGGTGGAGAGGACACAGCGGTAAACCCATAAAGCACATCGTAAACATCGGGATAGGAGGTTCAGATCTTGGGCCGCGAATGGTCACCCGAGCCCTTACACCCTACGGCAATAAAGAAATCAAAGTGCATTTTGTTTCGAATATTGACGGCACCGACATAGAAGAAGTATTAAAAGCGGTAGAACTAGACTCGACTCTATTTATCGTTTCCTCCAAAACATTTACAACCAAAGAAACCCTGACGAATGCCCAAACCGCTAGAAAAAAATTGGTTGACTATTTTGGCGGAGAGACCAAAGCCGTCGAAAAACATTTCGTTGCTGTTTCCACAAATGAAAAAGCGGTTAAGGATTTCGGCATCGATCCGAAGAACATGTTCGAATTTTGGGATTGGGTTGGGGGCAGATTTTCCCTTTGGTCGGCAATTGGCCTGTCTATCGTTCTTTACATTGGAATGGATAATTTTGAAGAGCTTTTATACGGAGCCTATCTTGCCGATTCCCATTTCCGGAACACCCCTTATGAAAAAAATATCCCCGTGATCATGGCTTTGCTGGGATTCTGGTACGGAAACTATTTCGGAGCAGAAACCTACGGGATCTTTCCCTACGATCAATACCTGGAACTTTTACCCAACTACCTGCAACAACTCTACATGGAAAGCAATGGGAAAAGGATAAATAAAGAAGGCAAAGCAGTAAATTACCAAACCGGTCCCATTTTATGGGGAAATCCCGGAACAAATGGACAACATTCCTTTTTCCAGCTTCTCCACCAGGGCACGCACCTTGTTCCCGCCGATTTTATCGCCCCCATTGAGACGCACAACCCTATAGGAAATCATCATCTTATCCTTCTTGCCAACTTTTTTGCTCAAACAGAAGCCTTGATGAAAGGGAAAACAGAGCAAGAAGCAATGGAAGAAATGCAAAAAGAAAATTTGACTCCCGAAACGATCGCAAGGCTCTTACCCCACAAAACATTTCCAGGCAATAGACCATCCAACTCCTTTCTCATTAAAAAAATTACCCCCAGGACCCTGGGTTCATTGATCGCTTTTTACGAACACAGCATCTTTGTCCAAGGGTTACTGTGGAATATCAATTCGTTTGATCAATGGGGAGTTGAGCTGGGCAAGCAGCTGGCTGTCAAGGTAGAAAAAGAGCTTTCTCAGGGATCCTTGCTTTTCGAGCATGACTGTTCAACAAAAGGTTTAATCGAATATTACATGAAAGAAGCCCGACAAAATTTTTAA